GGGcccaaaatcaaaagaaaaacgcAACCTTAATGGCTTTGACTCGTTAGTCGTCACTcactcttctctccctctctccgccattctctctcttctctgttGTGATTTCTTGCCTCTATTCGTTTGCTGTCTACCATCTGCCGTCGATCTTTCACCTACGCGCACGTCGCTCCCTACTCTCTGTTCTCATTCTTTGTTGAGTCTGTTCTGTTTGGTTTCACTTCAAGTGGAGCATCTTCCATTCTCTGTGCTGCTGTCGTTCGTTGCATTGCTGGTTGCCAGTGTTCATCTGCCGTTCACCGCACTTCCATCTTTTGTTCACACACCGCTACCCTTTGTTTGACTGCACAACAGTAACAACATAACTGCTGAGGACCTCTTCTCCATTCAGgtatgttttaaaaaatttacaattaaTTACTTCCATTTCTTACTTGACTTGCTTTCTGTGATAGTTGTTACTTGTTACTGAATTCTGCAATAGTTGTTAATTCATTGTTAATTACTTAAATCATTATTAAACTTAAGTTAATAATTCTGTGATAGTTGATAGTTGTTACTGCGTTTTATATTTGTTAGTTGTTACTTAATTTATTGTTAAATTTAAGTTAATTCTGTGatagttgttagttgttattgcaTTTTTATTaggaatttaattattttgaatacAATCAGTTGTTAATTATTACAGAATGTCTGAATCCTGAATTTAATTATCTTAGTATAAATAATGTTTCTGATGAAGATgttgaagatgatgatgttgatgccaTAGAATATGAAGATATTAGAGGATTTCAGTTTTAGATTTTTAGtttattagaatatataattaGTGCATTGTTATTCTTTTCTGTTGTGTTCTATGTTGTACTAGATATTTTATCGTGAAGAATTTAAATGTGTATTCTAAAGTATTTATTGTAATTATTGTACTAatgtactattttaatttattatgtgttttGAGTTTAAAAtggttaaatttaatatatttgagtaagtatatatatatatatatatatatatatatatatatatatatatatatatatatatatatatatatatatatatatataattcataacAGATAAACTTATATAAGTTTATGAATCGAGTCTGAGTCAAGTGTAGGTCAACTCCACGAGTTTACTTAGATTCGCGAGTTTGACAATCTTAAATATAAACAGAgatttaattcaattttaggcTTTTTGTCTTAATTTCAATCTTTGAGTCACAATCTTCCAAACGCAGCAAAAAAAAATCTCATTAAGTTAGGAATTTTTtgtatcaataaaataaatattttacttattaatatatataattttaaaataatttacatatttaaataaaatatttttaaaattatatatatcagtAAAATCTCTTATAATTATATGTAATAtgcaaattaaataattttaaaaaataatggtcatcataatgataaaaaataaaaaataatatttgtttaaCAAGTGTAGTAAAAAAGAAAGTTGTGTTTGTTTAAGAACTTTTaacttcaaaaaatttcaaactaAAGATCTCAACAAAATTAACTTGATGCTCAGTGTGCTATAAATCCCAAAAGCCAATGCACCTTGCAGCACCTCACACCAGATAGTATAAAACTAACTTAGATCCTTCTCAATTCTCATACAAATGTAAGACTAGTTTTTATGATATAGAATTAAAAATGGTTCTGCGAAAAGGTCTCAGATACAATGCGGAGACAGCAGATTCTGACATATGATCGTTCTTTAACATTTAAGCATTCATTACCTCATCTCTAGCTATTAAACaaccaaatgaaaatgaaaatgaaaatggaaggaGCTAGTAAGTTATAGTCTTTTTTGTAATGCTACTTGGATAGAAGCCAAggagaaacagaaaaagaaacaGCGACACAAGACTGTTATTAGTGTCCACAGCATACCTAACAATGCgaaatttggaaagaaaatcatacTTCCAAACTCTAAGTTGTTCGGCTGTATGTTCGTTGTTCACTAATATGCTTGCTCCATATTCTCTTCCTTTATTTGACCCCATTGTCATTCTAATCTTTGGCAACATCATGTTGTTCAAAACATTCTTGGCCTGCAAAGAAGATCAGCGGAAAAAGGTCACAGCTTTAGACATGAAAACATAGCTAAACCTTAAGCCTCACCATAAGACTGGACTGTAAGAAGCAAGAAAGTGATTAATgataaattataatttcatacCATCAATAGTCAAAACTTTATGCATGATGCATCTTGCTTGGTACTTTTTCATTAATCACAAAGATATAGGGTGCAAAGCATAGGTGAATAGTTTACATACCagttttcttcttcttatccCTATCCTTAATGTCACAGGGGAATGGAAAGAGACTCTCTGTATATACAGAGAAACTTCTATGGAAGTTATAATATTCAGAAAGAGGTAGAGGAGAATAATTTAGAAGCTCTCCACTGACGTTATATTTGGCAAACCTTATCTTGCAATACCGGGGAATAAAATTCAACGCAATAATGTCATTTCCATTGGACATGCATAGAGGCGAATTGTTACCATAAGGAATCTCATACATTAGAATCCAAGATGACGGCACTTTATATTCTTTCATAACCCATATCTCAGTTTTATGGTTGTCAATGTCATACGAATGCAAGGCTAGGCACCCTCCTAATATGGTGAGATAGATGGGATAATCCCCTAGGAGTTGTTGTGGCATAGATATCTTGGAGAAATTCCTTTCCTTCAAATCAAAGATAAGAATACCATCATCAATGCAATCTTTACTAGAGTAACACAACCAATGAATAGCGCCATGTAAGAACCACCCAAAAAGTTGCTGCTTCCACCTACTTATGGATTTGGGGAGTGCTGCATCGAGATTAATCCATGAATTGGTTCTCAACGAAAAGCAAACTAAGCGGTGTTGGTTGTAGTTATCAAGCCAAGATAGAACTATTAAATAGTCATCTCGTGATGCATCGAAACCAAATCCATATCGAAATGCATCATCGAGCTGGATCTCTGAGGCGATATGAGAGTAAGATATTGTTTTGCTGGATCCGGTCAGTGGGTTCCATATAACAAGAAAATAAGCTGGTTTTTCCTCTAAGAGAAGAAAGCCTCTGCAGGATCCCAAGAGACGAAAAAGAGAACATGGCGTCTTCCTGGAAGGGAGAGATACCTCTTTGAATGTTGGTGGTGCTGCTGCTGTAACATCAAATAGCGTGTCTAAGGAAACACAGCATGCATTAGTATAGTCTTTTACCAAGACCGAACCGGAAGATGCGGCAGAGTAGAGGTTGTAATGCGATTCCGCAAAGTGTGGATCGGAAATGAGAGAGTGCCAAAGTTTTGAAACGAATCTGAGGCGAAACAGGTCTTCGGCGGGTACTCTTAGAAGGATTCGGTGAATGAGCTCCCGAGGGAGGATGTCATTCATGCCCAgttgcttcctctccatgctccttctctttttgttttgtgGTCAGGGTTGTCAGCTATGACAATTCACATAACATGTGATCTCCAAGCcgttaaatttaatattttattatttttattttttaattaattatagttcCTTACACCCGATACTTGTGTAACCGCCTGGAAAGAACGCGAGAATAGTATTTCAGTTTTAAAACAATTCAAATAGTAAGCGTGGAATTCATTTTTTCTAGTTTCAAACAGAAAACATTTTATGGCTTTACAAGGTACCgttttctattttccattttcaaataattcaaaaattcacaaccgcaaataataattaataaaacaattAACAATTTTCTATGGaccataataattaataaaaacactTCACTAAACAaacaataacaaataaaatactcaaaactcaaacaaataattttacaatactcatatttttaacaaattcaaaaaaataaaaattaatatacggAGAAttctaataaaaagaattttaatgtaaaatatattacgATTCTAAATCACTATTATCActgatatttataatttaaattaaattttaactaaaatttaattcctaattaatctaatatttaaaatttataaattctaACAGAACTTTTAATCATTATTCTAACTACTATTTGTAGTTTAAAAATTCTAACTATCAGCCTATCACTTATAAACAAATACTCTAATCGATTcaatattactaatattttttatctatcctgataaaaataaattttatttactaacTTCTTTATTGATGCTATTAGCAATATGGACAATTTCAtccaactgataaatataattcgGATCGTCCTCTATGTCCGCAATTTTGAATTTTGTGGTGTTGCCTAACTTTTTTCTCTTGGATGTGGTTTGGAGGTGAAAGTAGTTGTAAAATGTAATTCGAAAGAAGTGAATTGGAATTGTTTATATAAACACACAATTAGTCGATATATCTGTTGGAAACCCCCACAGGAGAACACCATTAAAATTAACGTTGACGGCTCCATTTTGAACTACTCTAATTATGCTGCTTGCGGACGTATTTTTCGAAATCATTTTAGGAGGCTTTTTGAAAGCTTTTTCATGCAACCTTAGTAGCTGTACTATTATGCATGCTGAGTTTTGGGGCATTAGTTATAGTCTTCAATTAGCAGTTGCAAATAGATACGTGTGAATATCATCGTAGAATCTGATTCCTTGGCAGCTCTAAAGCTCATCAATAATGGGTGCCTTGATAGTCATCCGTGTGCACCTCTGGTAGAAGATATTAGAATTCTTTTCCGTCGCATTTCCACCATTGCCTGGAGTTACACTATTCGAGAAGAAAATATTGTTGCTGATCATCTCGTCAAAATGGGACAGAATTTTTTCCTTGGCTTACATATTTTTGCTGTTGCCCCACAGATATAAGtcacttgttaattttttattattctggcTTTCTGGTCTTGAGAGGTTttagttaattttcctttttttgtttttggtcttTCGACTCctatttcacaaaaaaaaataataatatagacACACAATTAGTAAATCGAATCTACTTTATTCGATTTATCTATGGGTTACGTTTCCTATAAATCGAATCTACTCAATTCGATTTAGCATGGGTTCTatgattcgatttactatggaCCTTAAATCGAaacttatttatttgatttactatGGGCTACTTCACTAAAATCGTTTTTTATAATAAATCGAACCTAATGAATTCGATTTATAAATATATCtactaatttaaattcaattaatttaatttatattaaaaaagtgtattaatttgatttatataaatatacaaataaaatatgTATGTAATTTATTTGCATTTAAGACATTAGTGTAATATTagcttttatttcattatttgtttATGTGAATTACTACCCATATAAAGATAGAGATGAAATAACGATTATGTTAAAATGTTTGCGGAtctatcaaattttattttttgaatttaaaattttcgtttgaatttcattttatttttatatttttcatcttatattttaaattaaatagtgtttgaattaaaatgaaataatattaaatataatagctCAACTAGTACTTTATATTAGTAAAGTTTAGATATGATCCTgatcaaatcaaatcattttgTCAATTTATATGAATTTTAATATCCAATTAAACTCGTACCTTATGTTAATAAAACCTAGATATCATCCTAATCAGATCAAATCAAATCGTAGTACTTAGTTATTTGTCAATGTTCAATATCGTAacgtttaaaattatattaaattcaaattataatagtatttaatttaaaattcagtgttattatttaaatttgttaattcgtatttattagtttaaattaaataatatttatttataatttaagaaaaaatataagaagTCAAGAGTTTACTAACTAAGAATTGAACAACTCaattaataatgattaattttaaattattttttaaatttaaaatttgattaattgatattaatggtattttttaatcaaaatttaccCTAATTAGTTTTCACTTCCACTcaccatacaaaaccacaaatctTAATCTCTCTTCTCAATGCCCCAAGCTGCCGCGGTTTTGTCCTCGCGCTGCTAGCGCCACCGCTGCACCGTCTTTACGCCACCATCGCGTTTCTGCTTCACCCTGCTCGCGTTCCATCGCGACTCCTCATCGCTCGCCCGACGCACCCTCGTTGCTCGTGACTCCCCATCGCTCGCCACTTGCACCCCACGACTCTCCATTCGTCGCGATGCAGCCACCACCAGGTCTCCATTCGCGACGCGCGATCAACTACTCCGATCCATGGCGACTCCTCCACTCGTCGCAACGTACCACCGCGAGTCTCCCCATTGTCCACACCATGCCGTCCAAGACGTCGTTGTCGACCACCCTGCAGCTCTTCTCCTCCTCCTATTtggttttgaatgatttttttaactagttttttatGTTTCGTTTTTCTACATTTTGgattattctttttattagtgttggatgattctttttcctatgttttgtatgttttttttcttaggatttgaatgattctttttattagttttggatgattctttttcctatgttttggatgattctttttcttatgttttggatgtttttttcttaggatttggatgattctttatcttatattttggTGTTCTTGTTTTTTGGAGttcgattttttttaaaagagaaattaaagtttGCATAATaaatggtaaaaagtgaattagaGTAAGAATTGAcaattaataatcattaattttatatctttaaaaaaaaattaaataaccactaattaatgataattaattatcattaattagtatagaatataatttaaaaatatttattggcATGTTGTTGGGacctaggggtgcacatgggtcgggtgaaatcgggtttgatgtgacccaaacccgacccgaaatatacactgggtttatttattagacccgaacccgaccatagacccgatgaaaccaatacactttcgggccacaattataccgggtgaaaaccgggccgttaacattacattacgttgatacctttttgtaagctagcatgtaaaaatatccaaattttcaagactccaaccattatttaacatggtaaaattcacttagaaaaatataacaagaactaactcttctttaaaattaaagcataaccacaatcaatattaAAGTAAAagcacaatcaatactaatattgtctaataataccaaatatttaaatcaatacaaataataacacaatattatgcattagtctaaagttttatgcattctaaatataaaacattaacttatagtcttataatgactaataacacaaaatattaaggtttacaatacttaaattccacataagaatagtcatgatccatcactaataacacaaaatattaattgtgtttgATGACCGAGCCACCGGACCGACTTCGGGTGCCCGAGCTATGACCCGAACCCGACCTGAAATAATGACCAGGTCTATTTTTTAGACCCTTACCCGACTCTAAACccgataaaatcacaccaaattagcccatAAAGTGTTCAGGACTGGGTCGGACAttcgggccgggccgggtctgtgcacccctagcTAGACCTCTCTTGgttgaacccgcaacctcttaaataAGTATGAGGAGACTATTTAAACTATAacttattggttttttttttttggtgactataacTTATTGGTATTTAATACatcttaaataatattaaataattaattattaatataattaaataataagaataaccaaattaaattaaacaataaaaattcaattctactaactataaaaattttaatactaaaatttatatataataaatttaaaagaaataaaaacaaaaaaaagtacaTAATCAGATGGAGCCTACCTGATTTTGGATCCAAATTGGAGCGATCCAACCCAATTTTCAtaattcctatatatatatatatatatatatatatatatatatatatatatatatatatatatatatatatatatatttattggactttgaaatataatattatgttattttatttttggcactattaatttatttaaaaaaaaaatatcctttgaAGAGGGTGCTTTGAtttagaaaaattttaagttaagaAGCGACTCAAA
The sequence above is drawn from the Arachis hypogaea cultivar Tifrunner chromosome 4, arahy.Tifrunner.gnm2.J5K5, whole genome shotgun sequence genome and encodes:
- the LOC112797554 gene encoding F-box/kelch-repeat protein At3g23880, which codes for MERKQLGMNDILPRELIHRILLRVPAEDLFRLRFVSKLWHSLISDPHFAESHYNLYSAASSGSVLVKDYTNACCVSLDTLFDVTAAAPPTFKEVSLPSRKTPCSLFRLLGSCRGFLLLEEKPAYFLVIWNPLTGSSKTISYSHIASEIQLDDAFRYGFGFDASRDDYLIVLSWLDNYNQHRLVCFSLRTNSWINLDAALPKSISRWKQQLFGWFLHGAIHWLCYSSKDCIDDGILIFDLKERNFSKISMPQQLLGDYPIYLTILGGCLALHSYDIDNHKTEIWVMKEYKVPSSWILMYEIPYGNNSPLCMSNGNDIIALNFIPRYCKIRFAKYNVSGELLNYSPLPLSEYYNFHRSFSVYTESLFPFPCDIKDRDKKKKTGQECFEQHDVAKD